The stretch of DNA GGGCGGCAACAACCCCAAGGGGTTCCTCCAGGCCTACAACGTCCAGGCGGTGGTCGACACGGACTCGGGCATCGTGGTGGCGGTCGAGGCGACCAACCAGGCGGCGGATTCGCCGCACCTCCCGGCCATGGTGGGGGCGATCGAGCGGAACGTGAGCCGGCTCCCGAAGGAGCTCCTGGCCGACGCGGGGTACTACTCGGAGACGAACCTCGAGGTGCTCGAGCAAAAGGGCATCTCGGCGCTCATCCCGCCGGAGAAGGTGACCCACAGGCAGTGGCGCCACCCGGGTCCTTCGCCCAGAGGCCGCATCCCCAAGGGCATGAGCCGCCGCGACCGCATGCGCAGGAGGCTGGAGACCAAGGCGGGGCGCGCGGTCTACAAGCTCCGGCAGGAGACGATCGAGCCGGTCTTCGGGCAGGTCAAGGAGCAGCAGGGCTTCCGGCGCTTCCTCCTCCGGGGTCTCCGGGGAGCCCGGGCGGAGACGTTCCTCGTCTTCCTGACGTACAACCTGAGGAAGCTCTTCTTCACCTTCCGGGGAAGGAGGAAGAAACTGTGCCCAGCCGGAGCGGTGGCCTGAAGACGGCGCACGGAGCCGGGTCCGGGCTCTGTCGCTCGCCCAGTTACCCCTCACTCTTCGACCGGCTGCTCGGGATCGTGCAATCGTCTAACCTCTCCTACCACGCTGCACGATTCATTCACTCTTTCCAGGGCGTTACTCGCTCACGCTGCTAGGAGACGGTTGATGAGACGCGTACGGGACAGGCGACTTCCACTTTCCGGGCCCACGGTGGTTTTCGGACTACCGGGATGGCCGCTACTCATCGGCGCCTGCGCCTTTCTGACCGGCCGTAGTCTGGCCGTCGGCGACGGCCAAGGCTACATGCTCGGCCTACGCGCCTTCTCCGCCGCCGTCTGGCGGAGCGGCCACGTGCCGTTCTGGAACCCGCTGGTCTACGGCGGCTTCCCGCAGCTGGGC from Bacillota bacterium encodes:
- a CDS encoding transposase, with product GGNNPKGFLQAYNVQAVVDTDSGIVVAVEATNQAADSPHLPAMVGAIERNVSRLPKELLADAGYYSETNLEVLEQKGISALIPPEKVTHRQWRHPGPSPRGRIPKGMSRRDRMRRRLETKAGRAVYKLRQETIEPVFGQVKEQQGFRRFLLRGLRGARAETFLVFLTYNLRKLFFTFRGRRKKLCPAGAVA